From one Gracilinanus agilis isolate LMUSP501 chromosome 5, AgileGrace, whole genome shotgun sequence genomic stretch:
- the LOC123249894 gene encoding olfactory receptor 2F1-like → MGADNVTWVNEFILLGLSTDQQTQAGLFVLFGAMYLLTLLGNGLIILLIWLDARLHSPMYFFLCNLSVVDIIYTTSGVPQMLAHFLMEKKTISYTRCATQLFFSLALGGIEFLLLAAMAYDRYVAVCDPLQYVMVMHRGMYVSLAIVSWLIGLANSAVETAVTVRLPTCGKNVLNHVACETLALVRLACVDITFNQIIILISSVIVLLVPCCLVSLSYAHIVAAILRIRSTQGRRKAFGTCTSHLTVVSMSYGMALFTYMQPRASASAEQDKMVVLFYAVVTPMLNPLIYSLRNKDMKAALRKVIGRSSA, encoded by the coding sequence ATGGGGGCTGATAACGTGACCTGGGTCAATGAGTTCATCTTGTTGGGACTCTCCACTGACCAGCAGACTCAAGCTGGACTCTTTGTGCTGTTTGGGGCAATGTATTTGCTGACCTTGCTGGGTAATGGGCTGATCATCCTTCTGATATGGCTGGATGCTCGACTCCACTCCcccatgtacttcttcctctgCAACCTCTCAGTTGTTGACATCATCTACACCACCAGTGGGGTCCCACAGATGCTAGCACATTTTCTCATGGAGAAAAAGACCATCTCCTATACCCGATGTGCCACCCAGCTCTTCTTCTCTTTGGCATTAGGAGGAATTGAGTTTCTACTGTTGGCAGCAATGGCTTATGACCGCTACGTGGCAGTCTGTGACCCCTTGCAATATGTCATGGTCATGCATCGAGGAATGTATGTGAGCCTGGCCATAGTCTCCTGGCTCATTGGCCTGGCCAATTCAGCAGTGGAGACAGCAGTCACAGTGAGACTCCCCACTTGTGGAAAAAATGTCTTGAACCATGTGGCTTGTGAGACTCTGGCCCTGGTGAGGTTGGCTTGTGTAGACATCACCTTTAATCAGATCATTATTTTAATATCTAGTGTCATCGTGCTCCTGGTGCCCTGCTGCCTGGTTTCTCTGTCCTATGCTCATATTGTAGCAGCCATCCTACGTATCCGTTCCACCCAAGGACGCCGCAAAGCCTTTGGGACATGCACTTCTCACCTCACTGTGGTTTCCATGTCTTACGGGATGGCTTTGTTCACCTATATGCAGCCCCGTGCCAGTGCCTCAGCTGAGCAGGACAAAATGGTAGTGCTCTTCTATGCTGTGGTAACTCCCATGCTTAATCCCCTGATTTATAGTCTCAGAAACAAGGATATGAAAGCTGCCCTGAGAAAAGTGATAGGAAGGAGCTCAgcctga